In Rhododendron vialii isolate Sample 1 chromosome 9a, ASM3025357v1, the following are encoded in one genomic region:
- the LOC131301856 gene encoding endoglucanase 8-like, whose translation MAPNARISRAKLPHFLLVLLLSLSSSSGSGYGHDYSDAFRKSILFFEGQRSGPLPPDQRIRWRRDSALRDGATAGVDLTGGYYDAGDNVKFGFPMAFTATLLSWSVIDFGRNMGPELGNALKAVRWATDYLLKATAVPGVVFVQVGDPLSDHNCWERPEDMDTLRTVYRIDRDHPGSDVAGETAAALAAASIVFRSRDPGYSRLLLDRAVKVFEFADMHRGAYSNSLRSGVCPFYCDNNGYQDELLWGAAWLHKASRRREYREYIVNNEVILRAGETINEFGWDNKHAGINVLISKEVLMGRADDLRSFQNNADGFICSILPGISHAQVQYSPGGLIFKAGGSNMQHVTSLSFLLLAYSNYLSHSNHIVPCEGRSVSPALLKQLAKRQVDYILGDNPMRMSYMVGYGGRYPRRIHHRGSSLPSVAAHPAHIGCKAGSLYYLTPNPNPNILVGAVVGGPNSTDSFPDSRPYFQESEPTTYINAPLVGLLAFFSAHT comes from the exons ATGGCGCCAAATGCTCGCATTTCTCGGGCGAAATTACCGCATTTTCTCCTCGTTCTGCTTCTCTCCCTGAGTTCCTCCTCCGGCTCCGGCTACGGCCACGACTACTCCGACGCTTTCCGGAAGAGCATCCTCTTCTTCGAAGGCCAGCGATCCGGCCCTCTCCCGCCGGACCAACGCATCCGGTGGCGCAGAGACTCCGCATTGCGCGACGGTGCCACCGCCGGG GTAGACTTGACGGGGGGCTACTACGACGCCGGGGACAACGTGAAGTTCGGGTTCCCGATGGCGTTCACGGCGACGCTGCTGTCGTGGAGCGTGATAGACTTCGGGAGGAACATGGGGCCGGAGCTCGGGAACGCCCTGAAGGCCGTCAGGTGGGCGACGGACTACTTGCTGAAGGCGACGGCGGTGCCGGGCGTGGTTTTCGTCCAGGTGGGCGACCCGCTCTCGGACCACAATTGCTGGGAGAGGCCCGAGGACATGGATACGCTGCGGACGGTGTACAGGATTGATAGGGACCACCCGGGGTCCGACGTGGCGGGGGAAACCGCCGCTGCATTGGCTGCTGCTTCCATCGTGTTCAGGTCACGTGACCCTGGTTACTCTCGCCTCCTCCTCGATCGTGCCGTTAAG GTGTTCGAGTTTGCTGACATGCATCGTGGCGCGTATAGCAACAGCCTCCGCTCTGGTGTTTGCCCTTTTTACTGCGACAACAACGGTTACCAG GATGAGTTGCTTTGGGGAGCGGCGTGGTTGCACAAAGCATCGAGGAGGCGCGAGTACAGAGAATACATAGTGAATAACGAGGTGATCCTAAGAGCAGGGGAGACTATCAATGAATTCGGTTGGGATAACAAGCACGCCGGGATTAATGTTCTCATTTCCAAG GAAGTGCTGATGGGAAGAGCAGATGATCTTAGATCGTTTCAAAACAACGCGGATGGCTTCATTTGTTCTATATTGCCTGGAATTTCTCATGCTCAAGTTCAATACTCTCCAG GTGGACTGATCTTCAAAGCAGGAGGGAGTAACATGCAGCATGTAACGTCTCTGTCGTTCCTACTGCTGGCCTATTCTAATTATCTGAGCCACTCTAACCATATCGTGCCATGTGAAGGGCGATCAGTCTCTCCTGCTCTCCTCAAACAGCTTGCCAAACGTCAG GTGGACTACATTCTAGGGGATAATCCAATGAGGATGTCGTACATGGTAGGATACGGCGGACGCTACCCACGAAGGATACACCATCGGGGCAGCTCACTCCCATCCGTGGCGGCCCACCCGGCCCACATCGGGTGCAAGGCCGGGTCTCTATACTACCTAACTCCGAATCCAAACCCGAATATATTAGTCGGAGCAGTTGTGGGTGGGCCCAACAGCACAGATTCCTTCCCGGACTCGAGGCCTTACTTCCAGGAGTCCGAGCCCACAACGTACATAAACGCGCCGTTGGTGGGCCTCTTGGCATTCTTTTCGGCCCATACTTGA